One Desulfovibrio sp. genomic region harbors:
- a CDS encoding outer membrane homotrimeric porin yields MKRLGGLLLFTTLMLGCASLAMAATEVKMVGDARIHGNFWSKFDYTGWNNNGTKTADSFVIWERFRLRTDFIANENLKFRLGIRVQNRVWGNDTFTVDNPTTALDVYQAFLQFKWPGTDVMFTIGMQDFDLPISNPMLASSPVIGGTRLAAAAVSIPVCDAFKITGGFARLLDTNKDFDPSTTQVPDEFDAYFLTLPITVEGFAATPWAMLAVAGRNAGYTTIGTGSNRFSSETLSTNLFSAGTLLAPNTFRNTQNVYWWAGSTFSLTALDPFKFYADFIYGEGNGNDRGKNRRGGLFLDVAAEYTGFDMLTPQLTFWYSTGEDSSMRNGSERMPTVVQNWGPSTSFLFDCSQQLVSGNMALNPTGSWGFAASLNKMSFIQDFTHRITFTYARGTNSPRALRQANALWGTGNYVQIGRDLTTDEYVVGINFDHEYKIYENLSAVVETGWAHGQFQKSVWGRRFVNQTGSDPWKVAFGLTYKF; encoded by the coding sequence ATGAAACGTCTCGGGGGGCTTCTTTTATTCACCACCCTGATGCTCGGCTGCGCGAGCCTGGCCATGGCCGCAACCGAAGTGAAAATGGTCGGCGATGCGCGCATCCATGGCAACTTCTGGTCGAAGTTCGACTACACCGGCTGGAACAACAACGGCACCAAAACCGCCGACTCCTTTGTCATCTGGGAACGCTTCCGCCTGCGCACCGACTTCATCGCCAACGAGAACCTCAAGTTCCGCCTTGGCATCCGCGTCCAGAACCGGGTCTGGGGTAACGACACCTTCACCGTGGACAACCCGACCACGGCCCTAGACGTCTACCAGGCCTTCCTGCAGTTCAAATGGCCCGGTACGGACGTCATGTTCACCATCGGCATGCAGGACTTCGACCTGCCCATCTCCAACCCCATGCTGGCCTCCAGCCCGGTGATCGGCGGCACCCGCCTGGCCGCCGCCGCGGTGTCCATTCCCGTGTGCGACGCGTTCAAGATCACCGGCGGCTTTGCACGGCTCCTGGATACCAACAAGGATTTCGATCCTTCCACCACACAGGTGCCCGACGAATTCGACGCCTATTTCCTGACCCTGCCCATCACCGTGGAAGGCTTTGCCGCCACCCCGTGGGCAATGCTCGCCGTGGCCGGCCGCAACGCCGGGTACACCACCATCGGCACGGGTTCCAACCGTTTCTCGTCCGAGACGTTGTCGACCAACCTGTTTTCCGCCGGAACCCTGCTTGCCCCGAACACCTTCCGCAACACCCAGAACGTGTACTGGTGGGCCGGTTCCACTTTCAGCCTGACCGCGCTTGATCCCTTCAAGTTCTACGCCGACTTCATCTACGGAGAAGGCAACGGTAACGACCGCGGCAAGAACCGTCGCGGCGGCTTGTTCCTCGACGTCGCCGCCGAGTACACCGGCTTCGACATGCTCACCCCGCAGCTGACCTTCTGGTATTCCACGGGCGAAGATTCCTCCATGCGCAACGGCTCCGAGCGCATGCCCACCGTGGTTCAGAACTGGGGCCCGAGCACCTCCTTCCTGTTTGACTGCAGCCAGCAGCTGGTGAGCGGCAACATGGCCTTGAACCCCACGGGATCCTGGGGCTTCGCGGCAAGCCTGAACAAGATGAGCTTCATTCAGGACTTCACGCACCGCATCACCTTCACCTACGCCAGGGGCACCAACTCGCCCCGCGCCCTGCGCCAGGCCAACGCCCTGTGGGGCACCGGCAACTACGTGCAGATCGGTCGCGACCTGACCACCGACGAGTACGTCGTGGGCATCAACTTCGACCACGAATACAAGATCTACGAGAACCTCTCCGCCGTTGTCGAAACCGGCTGGGCCCACGGCCAGTTCCAGAAGTCCGTCTGGGGCCGCAGGTTCGTCAATCAGACCGGAAGCGATCCCTGGAAAGTCGCTTTCGGCCTGACGTACAAGTTCTAG
- a CDS encoding DUF362 domain-containing protein, translating to MNRRDFLKRVAGASAIAVGACGLGLALHDHSPPPPVPEQKALAGLGDFSIKDIAAGKPRMAVVRGSDRAAMFEQGVNALGGLGAFIAKGDKVLLKVNAAFASPAALGATTSPELVAAVAGACFKAGAARVSVTDNPINNPESCFEITGITGAARSAGAQIIIPRAGLFSPATLPNGKLIKDWPVLAGAFTGITKVIALSPVKDHARAGASMLLKNMYGLLGGRRNVFHQDINGIISELSLLVRPTLSVLDGTVSMMTNGPTGGSLSDLKATGTLIVSTDPVAADALGVELLGRTLDDVPYISMAQALGAGTIDYKTLNPVYLSAGA from the coding sequence ATGAACCGCCGCGATTTTCTCAAGCGCGTGGCCGGGGCTTCGGCAATAGCTGTGGGAGCCTGCGGACTCGGGCTGGCCCTTCATGACCACTCCCCCCCGCCCCCGGTGCCCGAGCAAAAGGCCCTGGCCGGCCTGGGCGATTTTTCCATAAAGGACATCGCGGCTGGAAAGCCTCGCATGGCCGTTGTTCGCGGTTCGGACAGGGCGGCCATGTTCGAGCAGGGCGTGAACGCCCTGGGCGGGCTGGGGGCCTTCATCGCCAAGGGCGACAAGGTTCTCTTGAAGGTCAACGCCGCGTTCGCCTCTCCGGCCGCCCTGGGGGCCACCACCAGCCCGGAACTGGTGGCCGCGGTGGCTGGGGCCTGTTTCAAGGCCGGGGCGGCCAGGGTGTCGGTGACGGACAACCCCATCAACAACCCTGAAAGCTGCTTCGAGATCACCGGAATCACCGGCGCCGCGCGCTCGGCGGGAGCCCAGATCATCATTCCCAGGGCGGGCCTGTTCTCCCCGGCCACCCTGCCCAACGGCAAGCTCATCAAGGACTGGCCGGTTCTGGCCGGAGCCTTCACAGGCATCACCAAGGTGATCGCGCTTTCTCCGGTAAAGGACCACGCCCGGGCCGGTGCGTCCATGCTGTTGAAGAACATGTACGGTTTGCTCGGCGGGAGGCGAAATGTCTTCCACCAGGACATCAACGGCATCATCTCCGAGTTGTCCCTTTTGGTGCGCCCCACCCTGTCCGTGCTGGACGGCACGGTCTCCATGATGACCAACGGACCAACCGGAGGCTCCCTTTCGGACCTCAAAGCCACGGGGACCCTCATCGTGTCCACCGATCCGGTTGCGGCGGACGCGCTGGGGGTGGAGCTGCTGGGCAGGACTTTGGACGATGTTCCCTACATCAGCATGGCCCAGGCCCTGGGTGCTGGCACCATCGACTACAAAACCCTGAACCCCGTGTACTTAAGCGCGGGCGCATAG
- a CDS encoding glycosyltransferase family 2 protein, protein MNTADVSLVTYTYNDGHFVDGLLADMAGWDVRPREVVVVDDGSAEPYQAPACPVPVKVIRHGSNLGIPHTKHEAISSADSQVLLAMDCDTRVVPSWLSTCLPFALKPEVGLVSGPVIYLSGDDLVSRYQRTFGDNHNLGVAGETVFVPGNAFLLRRSVWAASGGLAGFQGEVCEDHFFCNRLREMGLKLWIEDKARACQVRRITRVAMLRRYWKWCHAHVKTHALDTPDIAKYATVVLALPHGERVQTAIDREEPLFIYLEIVFLSYTILDTLDHLEAKGIDTKNLKQAWWNGLGVRFSRYPALWAFLRIDLSRLGQAASPCTESGGDSPWQAAFETMDALQGSGLYEWLSRAGVAAMAAEDSSVAYDFSFYEKAEFSARDFHAS, encoded by the coding sequence ATGAACACCGCCGACGTCAGCCTCGTCACCTATACCTACAATGACGGCCACTTCGTGGACGGCCTTCTCGCAGACATGGCGGGCTGGGACGTCCGTCCCCGGGAAGTTGTGGTCGTTGACGACGGTTCCGCAGAGCCCTACCAAGCGCCGGCATGCCCTGTTCCTGTGAAGGTGATCCGTCATGGCTCGAACTTGGGGATCCCCCACACCAAGCATGAGGCCATCTCTTCGGCGGATTCCCAGGTTCTGCTGGCCATGGACTGCGACACCCGCGTGGTTCCTTCCTGGCTGTCCACGTGTCTTCCCTTCGCGCTCAAGCCGGAAGTCGGGCTGGTTTCAGGCCCTGTAATCTATCTTTCCGGCGACGACCTCGTCTCACGCTATCAAAGGACTTTCGGCGACAACCACAATCTGGGCGTGGCCGGGGAAACGGTGTTCGTTCCGGGCAACGCTTTTCTTCTGAGGCGTTCGGTCTGGGCCGCTTCGGGCGGTTTGGCCGGCTTCCAGGGAGAGGTTTGCGAAGACCATTTCTTCTGCAACAGGTTGCGGGAAATGGGGCTCAAGCTCTGGATAGAAGACAAGGCCAGGGCCTGCCAGGTGCGGCGCATCACCCGCGTGGCCATGCTCAGGCGCTATTGGAAGTGGTGCCACGCGCATGTGAAGACGCATGCCCTGGATACTCCGGACATCGCCAAGTACGCCACGGTGGTGCTGGCCTTGCCCCACGGGGAGCGCGTCCAGACGGCCATCGACAGGGAAGAGCCGCTCTTCATTTACCTTGAGATCGTTTTTCTCAGTTATACCATTCTGGATACGTTGGATCACCTTGAGGCAAAGGGCATCGACACCAAAAACCTGAAACAAGCCTGGTGGAACGGTCTGGGCGTTCGTTTTTCGCGCTATCCCGCCTTGTGGGCTTTTTTGCGCATTGACCTTTCCAGGCTTGGGCAGGCGGCATCGCCCTGTACCGAAAGCGGAGGGGATTCGCCGTGGCAAGCGGCTTTCGAAACCATGGACGCGCTTCAGGGCAGCGGGCTCTACGAGTGGTTGTCCAGGGCTGGCGTAGCCGCCATGGCTGCCGAGGACAGCTCCGTTGCCTATGATTTCTCCTTCTATGAAAAGGCCGAGTTTTCGGCTCGGGATTTTCACGCCTCCTGA
- a CDS encoding DNA translocase FtsK 4TM domain-containing protein — MDTVTERKKILVELAGVTLIFVALFFVLALYSFDPLDPTFNQTMVKGREVANLTGVLGSYMAGLLADMFGLASWFVPALITYAGIRRLFPLMGITRRHWAGLFGLFLVCLVTLGSDWPGLGLRINHVAGGGYVGAALYRVGARFLHPVGMYLLVTFLAVISLQLFLGISWEEQTTRVKNFLAGIWDIIGPGIMRFLFGPGREEREHGEEDAHGASSGHEGDEEFPVKRPAKSERAAKPKAKPQPKLVPGKGGLPPLQLLTPVPAQTGGPSEDFLRAQAASLMTCLTDFGIQGEVVRIVPGPVVTMFEIKPAPGVKVSRISGLTSDIALAMKAMAIRIEAPIPGRDTVGVEIPNVKRQTVYLREILESEAFTGSASKLTLSVGKDIQGKPFTADLARMPHLLVAGATGSGKSVCINGILLSILYKAQPSEVKLLLIDPKRIELAMYSDLPHLVHPVVTDMAMAKSALDWCVAEMDRRYEAMAALGVRNIDGYNEKAAKLAAHPSPDTEVVEPMPYLVLIIDELADLMMTAAKEVEIAIVRLAQLARASGIHMILATQRPSVDVVTGLIKANFPTRIAFQVTSRHDSRTILDTVGSEHLLGRGDMLFKPSGAKMVRMHGAFVSDEETVRVVDYWKERQAPSYLIDLASWSDSSGGNGGVPGGDGDDESLTDPVYPQALDFVMEQGKASISLIQRRFRIGFNRAARFIEQMERDGLLGPADGSKPRVVLKGKD, encoded by the coding sequence GTGGATACAGTTACGGAACGCAAAAAGATTCTCGTGGAACTGGCCGGGGTCACGTTGATATTCGTGGCGCTGTTTTTCGTCCTGGCCCTGTACTCCTTCGACCCCCTGGACCCCACCTTCAACCAGACCATGGTCAAGGGCCGCGAGGTCGCAAACCTCACCGGCGTTCTTGGCTCCTACATGGCCGGACTTCTGGCCGACATGTTCGGCCTGGCGTCCTGGTTCGTGCCCGCGCTCATCACCTATGCGGGCATCCGCAGGCTTTTCCCCCTCATGGGCATCACGCGCAGGCACTGGGCCGGGCTTTTCGGCCTGTTTCTGGTCTGCCTGGTCACGCTTGGTTCGGACTGGCCGGGGTTAGGGCTTCGCATAAACCATGTGGCCGGGGGCGGCTACGTGGGGGCGGCGCTCTACCGCGTCGGCGCCAGGTTCCTGCATCCGGTGGGCATGTATCTTTTGGTCACCTTCCTGGCCGTTATATCCCTGCAGCTTTTCCTGGGAATATCCTGGGAGGAGCAGACCACCCGCGTGAAGAATTTCCTTGCCGGAATTTGGGACATAATAGGCCCAGGCATCATGCGTTTCCTGTTCGGCCCTGGCCGTGAAGAACGGGAGCACGGCGAGGAGGATGCTCACGGCGCGTCGTCCGGCCATGAGGGCGACGAGGAATTCCCGGTCAAGCGCCCCGCCAAGAGCGAAAGAGCCGCCAAGCCCAAGGCCAAGCCCCAGCCCAAGCTTGTTCCCGGCAAGGGCGGTCTGCCTCCCTTGCAGCTGCTCACCCCGGTTCCGGCCCAGACCGGAGGCCCCTCCGAGGACTTCCTGCGCGCCCAGGCCGCCAGCCTCATGACCTGCCTGACTGATTTCGGCATCCAGGGCGAGGTGGTGCGCATAGTACCCGGCCCCGTGGTCACCATGTTCGAGATTAAGCCCGCTCCGGGCGTGAAGGTGAGCCGCATTTCAGGGCTCACCAGCGACATCGCCCTGGCCATGAAGGCCATGGCCATCCGCATTGAGGCGCCCATCCCCGGCCGGGACACCGTGGGTGTGGAGATACCGAACGTCAAACGCCAGACCGTCTACCTGCGCGAGATCCTCGAATCCGAGGCCTTCACCGGTTCCGCCTCCAAGCTCACCTTGAGCGTGGGCAAGGACATCCAGGGCAAGCCCTTCACGGCCGACCTGGCCCGCATGCCCCACCTCCTGGTGGCGGGCGCCACGGGCAGCGGCAAGAGCGTGTGCATAAACGGCATCCTGCTCTCCATACTCTACAAGGCCCAGCCGAGCGAAGTGAAGCTTTTGCTCATCGATCCCAAGCGCATAGAACTGGCCATGTACTCCGACCTGCCGCATCTGGTGCACCCCGTGGTCACGGACATGGCCATGGCCAAATCCGCCCTGGACTGGTGCGTGGCCGAGATGGACAGGCGCTACGAGGCCATGGCCGCTCTCGGGGTGCGAAACATCGACGGCTACAACGAGAAGGCCGCCAAACTGGCCGCCCATCCGTCCCCGGACACCGAAGTGGTTGAGCCCATGCCTTATCTGGTGCTCATAATTGACGAACTGGCCGACCTGATGATGACCGCAGCCAAGGAAGTGGAAATAGCCATCGTGCGCCTGGCCCAGCTGGCCCGGGCTTCCGGCATCCACATGATCCTGGCCACCCAGCGCCCCAGCGTGGACGTGGTCACGGGCCTTATCAAGGCCAACTTCCCCACCCGCATCGCCTTCCAGGTGACCAGCAGGCACGACTCGCGCACCATCCTGGACACCGTGGGCTCCGAGCACCTGCTCGGCCGTGGCGACATGCTTTTCAAGCCGAGCGGAGCCAAGATGGTTCGCATGCACGGCGCCTTCGTGTCCGATGAGGAAACGGTGCGCGTGGTGGACTACTGGAAGGAGCGCCAGGCCCCCAGTTATCTCATCGACCTGGCCAGCTGGTCGGATTCTTCTGGCGGCAACGGCGGCGTCCCGGGCGGGGACGGCGACGACGAATCTCTTACCGATCCGGTGTATCCACAGGCCCTGGATTTCGTTATGGAGCAGGGCAAGGCCTCCATTTCGCTCATCCAGCGGCGTTTCAGGATCGGTTTCAACCGGGCGGCCAGGTTCATCGAGCAGATGGAACGGGACGGGCTCCTGGGCCCGGCGGACGGAAGCAAGCCCCGCGTGGTGCTCAAAGGAAAAGACTGA
- a CDS encoding 3-dehydroquinate dehydratase, producing the protein MTKCRILVLNGPNLGHLGQRQPEIYGSLGMDALATMVQETLGEVASRIELSTFQANGEGQLIDRLEQAWRDKLDGVAFNAGAYTHTSLALADCLAWIGVPCVEVHLSNIFARTDQPLRRQSLIGQSSIGVIAGFGMMSYVLAVSALWQHWLKKNI; encoded by the coding sequence ATGACCAAATGCCGCATATTGGTTCTCAACGGCCCCAACCTCGGCCACCTCGGGCAGCGCCAGCCGGAGATCTACGGTTCTCTCGGCATGGACGCCCTGGCGACCATGGTTCAGGAAACCCTCGGCGAGGTGGCCTCGCGCATCGAGCTGTCCACCTTCCAGGCCAACGGGGAAGGGCAGTTGATCGACCGCCTGGAACAGGCCTGGCGCGACAAGCTGGACGGCGTGGCCTTCAACGCCGGAGCCTACACCCACACCAGTCTGGCCCTGGCCGACTGCCTGGCCTGGATCGGCGTGCCCTGCGTGGAAGTGCATCTTTCCAACATATTCGCGCGCACCGACCAGCCCCTGCGCCGCCAGAGCCTGATCGGCCAGAGCTCGATCGGGGTGATTGCGGGTTTCGGCATGATGAGCTATGTGCTCGCGGTTTCTGCCCTGTGGCAACACTGGCTCAAGAAGAATATTTGA
- a CDS encoding arylsulfatase, translating to MARHLTNPLRSTLAATAALACLLLCTVPALAENIRGTSTGPATAKGYSHPDQYIHVQSVKIADNMEPVIPHPEQDKAAREKLAALERKFGKKPNILVFLTDDVGWMDTGFNGGGIAVGNDTPNLDKFAANGLIMTSAYSQPSCTPTRATILTGQLPVHHGLQYPPMYGQPGGLDGAITVAKLLSDQGYVTQGIGKWHMGENEGSLPQNVGFDNFRGFLSVSDEYTEWRDVNVNPEVALSPDRFAFMEKSSFSKSDVQCVKGQKECKDLRQIDLDVIKNLDQDYTAYGEKFIKEQANSKKPFFLYFGTRGCHFDNYPNDKFAGKSRARTSFSDCMVEMDDIFGRLMKALEDSGQLENTLVIFSSDNGPEGEVAPYGRSPFRGYKGTTWEGGVRVPTFAYFKGMISPRKTEGLFDLADIFPTALSLAGKPGAELSKLLPANRYVDGIDQTSFLLADGGNSNRKSVFYWMGSTFAAVRIDEFKYHRAVQITDMITQKGLNAGFSGGIVEKTGGLVMFNLYTNPQEDDSIGIRHIPMWNLLVQEFSRYRMVLQKYPPNFKLGGSY from the coding sequence ATGGCTAGACACCTGACAAACCCTCTGCGATCAACGCTTGCCGCCACTGCGGCCTTGGCGTGCTTGCTCCTGTGCACCGTTCCAGCCCTGGCCGAAAACATTCGCGGAACAAGCACGGGCCCGGCCACGGCCAAAGGCTACTCCCACCCGGACCAATACATACATGTTCAGTCCGTAAAAATTGCCGACAACATGGAACCGGTCATTCCCCACCCGGAGCAGGACAAGGCAGCGCGCGAAAAGCTTGCCGCTCTTGAACGCAAGTTTGGGAAAAAGCCCAACATCCTGGTTTTTCTGACCGACGACGTCGGCTGGATGGACACCGGATTCAACGGCGGCGGCATCGCTGTGGGCAACGACACTCCCAACCTGGACAAATTCGCCGCCAACGGCTTGATCATGACCTCGGCCTATTCCCAGCCGAGCTGCACCCCGACCCGGGCAACCATCCTGACCGGGCAGCTCCCTGTGCACCACGGCCTGCAATACCCCCCCATGTACGGCCAACCCGGCGGACTGGACGGCGCCATCACGGTGGCCAAACTGCTCTCGGACCAGGGCTACGTGACCCAGGGCATCGGCAAATGGCACATGGGTGAAAACGAAGGCTCGCTGCCGCAGAACGTCGGGTTCGACAATTTCCGCGGTTTTCTCTCGGTCTCGGACGAGTACACCGAATGGCGCGACGTGAACGTGAACCCCGAGGTGGCCTTGAGCCCTGACCGCTTCGCCTTCATGGAGAAGTCCAGCTTCAGCAAAAGCGATGTGCAATGCGTCAAGGGGCAGAAGGAGTGCAAGGACCTTCGCCAGATCGATTTGGACGTGATCAAAAACCTGGACCAGGATTATACGGCTTACGGCGAAAAGTTCATCAAGGAGCAAGCCAACAGCAAAAAGCCATTCTTCCTCTATTTCGGAACCCGCGGCTGCCACTTCGACAACTACCCGAACGACAAGTTCGCCGGGAAATCCCGGGCCCGCACCTCCTTTTCCGACTGCATGGTGGAAATGGACGACATCTTCGGCCGTCTCATGAAAGCCCTCGAGGATTCCGGCCAGCTCGAGAACACCCTGGTCATCTTCTCCTCGGACAACGGGCCTGAAGGTGAAGTGGCTCCGTATGGACGCTCCCCCTTCCGTGGCTACAAGGGAACGACCTGGGAAGGCGGCGTGCGCGTACCGACATTCGCCTATTTCAAGGGAATGATCTCCCCGCGCAAAACAGAAGGGCTCTTCGACCTGGCGGACATCTTCCCCACCGCCCTATCGCTGGCGGGCAAACCGGGAGCCGAGCTCTCAAAGCTGTTGCCGGCCAACAGGTATGTGGACGGCATCGACCAGACCTCCTTCCTTCTTGCCGATGGCGGCAATTCCAACCGCAAAAGCGTCTTCTACTGGATGGGTTCAACGTTCGCCGCGGTTCGCATTGATGAATTCAAGTACCACAGGGCCGTGCAGATCACCGACATGATCACCCAAAAGGGCCTGAACGCCGGGTTCAGCGGCGGGATCGTGGAAAAGACCGGGGGACTGGTCATGTTCAACCTGTACACCAACCCCCAGGAGGACGACTCCATCGGCATCAGGCATATTCCCATGTGGAATCTGCTGGTCCAGGAGTTCAGCCGCTATCGTATGGTACTGCAAAAATACCCGCCGAACTTCAAACTGGGCGGATCGTATTGA
- a CDS encoding outer membrane lipoprotein carrier protein LolA, translating to MLSRFISALLFTVFAQAALAADIPALTDKVQKNYQTLSAFSADFTQVLVNAASKEKETRTGRLVFAQPALIRWDTEKPEKELLVVGKDVVWNAFPEEKAAYRYAVEDVLGSKTMLRFLSGKGNLREDFHIQEEQGAPEGQVKLKLVPREAEPSMVLAYAWVDSKSNMLARISIEDFYGNINDVTLANVKLNPSVPKDLFQYTPPKEYSIFDNTGLQGKPKQ from the coding sequence ATGCTTTCGCGTTTCATTTCAGCCTTGCTTTTTACAGTGTTCGCTCAAGCCGCCCTTGCGGCCGATATCCCGGCCCTGACGGACAAGGTGCAGAAGAATTATCAAACACTCTCCGCTTTTTCCGCCGATTTCACCCAGGTGCTGGTCAACGCGGCCAGCAAGGAAAAGGAAACCCGCACCGGGCGCCTGGTGTTTGCCCAGCCCGCGCTCATCCGCTGGGACACCGAGAAGCCCGAGAAGGAACTCCTGGTGGTGGGCAAAGATGTGGTCTGGAACGCATTCCCCGAGGAAAAGGCCGCCTACCGGTACGCCGTGGAGGATGTCCTTGGTTCCAAGACCATGTTGCGGTTCCTCTCCGGCAAGGGCAACCTGCGTGAGGACTTCCACATCCAGGAGGAGCAGGGCGCTCCGGAAGGCCAGGTGAAGCTCAAGCTCGTGCCTCGCGAAGCCGAACCCAGCATGGTGCTGGCCTATGCCTGGGTTGATTCCAAGTCCAACATGCTCGCGCGCATAAGCATCGAGGATTTTTACGGAAACATAAACGACGTCACGCTTGCCAACGTGAAGCTGAATCCTTCGGTACCAAAAGACTTGTTTCAGTACACCCCTCCGAAGGAATACAGCATTTTCGACAACACCGGTCTGCAGGGCAAGCCCAAGCAGTAA
- a CDS encoding YihA family ribosome biogenesis GTP-binding protein, which translates to MRKTLTLEKTIYSQSDLTMPDAPQLAMAGRSNVGKSSMINRLAGRKQLAKTSSTPGKTQSINLYKVTPGDYYLVDLPGYGYARRSKEERAKWAKLIESYISGSQWLKVVAVLIDCRLPPQASDLDMVSWVRSSGLQVLGVLTKADKCSQRERQAQKSRWTGLLGEPPVLFSSVNGMGQEELWERIDAVLARPEPLPADDDTDPAE; encoded by the coding sequence ATGCGCAAGACGCTCACACTCGAAAAGACGATATACAGCCAGTCCGACCTGACCATGCCGGACGCCCCCCAGCTGGCCATGGCCGGGCGCTCCAACGTGGGCAAGTCCTCCATGATAAACCGCCTGGCCGGGCGCAAGCAGCTGGCCAAAACCAGCTCCACCCCTGGCAAGACCCAGAGCATAAACCTCTACAAGGTAACCCCCGGGGACTACTACCTCGTGGACCTGCCCGGTTACGGCTACGCCAGGCGCTCCAAAGAGGAGCGCGCCAAATGGGCCAAACTGATCGAAAGCTACATTTCAGGCAGCCAGTGGCTCAAGGTGGTGGCCGTGCTCATCGACTGCCGCCTGCCCCCCCAGGCCAGCGACCTGGACATGGTGTCCTGGGTGAGGTCCTCCGGGTTGCAGGTGCTGGGCGTGCTCACCAAGGCCGACAAATGCAGCCAGCGCGAACGCCAGGCCCAGAAATCGCGCTGGACCGGGCTTCTGGGAGAACCTCCCGTGCTTTTCTCTTCCGTGAACGGCATGGGGCAGGAGGAACTCTGGGAACGCATCGACGCCGTGCTGGCGCGTCCCGAACCCCTGCCTGCCGACGATGATACCGATCCAGCCGAATAA
- the efp gene encoding elongation factor P — protein sequence MLSTTDFRRGLKIELDNIPYEIVDFQHVKPGKGGAFVRTKLRNMLNGRTVENTFRSGEKMEKPDMETKEMQFLYKDGSGYVFMDMESYEQFSVEAEVLGDKGGYLVDGMELTMLMYRGKALDMDLPASVILEVTHTEPGVKGDTVSGATKPATLSTGITLNVPLFVNEGEKIKVDTRSGEYLGRV from the coding sequence ATGCTTTCCACCACTGATTTCAGAAGAGGCCTCAAGATCGAGCTGGATAACATCCCCTACGAGATAGTCGACTTCCAGCACGTGAAACCCGGCAAGGGCGGCGCCTTCGTCCGCACCAAGCTGAGAAACATGCTCAACGGCCGCACGGTGGAAAACACCTTCCGCTCCGGCGAGAAGATGGAAAAGCCCGACATGGAGACCAAGGAGATGCAGTTCCTGTACAAGGACGGCTCCGGCTACGTCTTCATGGACATGGAAAGCTACGAGCAGTTTTCTGTCGAGGCCGAGGTGCTGGGCGACAAGGGCGGCTATCTGGTGGACGGCATGGAGCTGACCATGCTCATGTACCGCGGCAAGGCCCTGGACATGGACCTTCCCGCGTCCGTGATCCTGGAGGTCACCCACACCGAGCCTGGGGTCAAGGGCGACACGGTCAGCGGCGCCACCAAGCCCGCCACCCTGTCCACCGGCATCACCCTGAACGTGCCGCTGTTCGTGAACGAAGGCGAAAAGATCAAGGTGGACACCCGCTCCGGGGAATACCTGGGCCGCGTGTAG
- a CDS encoding undecaprenyl-diphosphate phosphatase gives MDPWLSTIVLGIVEGLTEFLPVSSTGHLILTGVLLGHSGDKAASYDIIIQLGAILAVAVMYRERFAALAFPQPRQRFAGKRGLILLALTCLPASIVGFLAHKAIKTHLFHPLPVALALVAGSIMILIVESKKSAWEKYHDLDDVSPALALGIGLFQCLSLWPGFSRSASTILGAMILGARRKLAVEYSFISAVPIMIAATSYETYKSWGEFSADDLQFLAIGFAVSFFSAWLAVKWFIGLVSRMTLRPFAIYRIVLAAAVFFFWPS, from the coding sequence ATGGATCCCTGGCTCAGCACGATAGTATTAGGCATAGTGGAAGGCCTGACAGAGTTCTTGCCCGTTTCTTCCACAGGCCACCTCATTCTGACCGGCGTTCTGCTCGGCCATTCCGGCGACAAGGCCGCCTCCTACGACATCATCATTCAGCTCGGCGCCATCCTGGCCGTGGCCGTGATGTACCGGGAACGTTTCGCTGCCCTGGCCTTTCCCCAGCCCAGGCAGCGTTTCGCGGGCAAACGCGGGCTCATCCTGCTCGCCCTCACCTGCCTCCCCGCATCGATCGTGGGCTTTTTGGCGCACAAGGCCATCAAAACCCATCTTTTTCATCCGCTGCCCGTGGCCCTGGCCCTTGTAGCGGGCTCCATCATGATTCTCATCGTGGAGAGCAAAAAGTCGGCCTGGGAGAAATACCACGACTTGGACGACGTCTCCCCCGCCCTGGCCCTGGGGATCGGGCTTTTTCAATGCTTGTCGCTCTGGCCCGGCTTTTCGCGTTCGGCCTCGACAATCCTGGGCGCCATGATCCTGGGCGCCAGGAGAAAGCTGGCCGTTGAATACTCCTTCATAAGCGCCGTGCCCATCATGATAGCGGCCACCAGCTACGAGACGTACAAGAGTTGGGGAGAATTCAGCGCGGACGATCTGCAGTTTTTGGCCATCGGATTCGCGGTCTCCTTTTTCTCGGCGTGGCTGGCCGTGAAGTGGTTCATCGGCTTGGTGAGCCGCATGACGCTTCGTCCTTTCGCCATCTACCGCATCGTGCTTGCGGCCGCGGTATTCTTCTTCTGGCCTTCGTAG